From Quercus lobata isolate SW786 chromosome 1, ValleyOak3.0 Primary Assembly, whole genome shotgun sequence, one genomic window encodes:
- the LOC115982851 gene encoding ABC transporter G family member 23 isoform X1 — MPSCLRQMPIEDDSAILFSTSNSPEESSASPSSSFYHSPSAAPQNSKTTYKLAVRNLSYTIHPHGSLATSFCHLVQKPKPINILKSVSFVARSSEILAIVGPSGTGKSTLLQVISGRVKEKYFDPKTISINDQRMSSPAQLRKICGFVAQEDNLLPLLTVKETLMFGAKFRLKEMNAKERELRVESLMQELGLLHVADSFVGDEENRGISGGERKRVSIGVDMIHDPPILLLDEPTSGLDSKSALQVIELLSSIAKGKERTVVFSIHQPSYRILQYISNFLILSRGSVVHNGSLESLEGIINELGYQIPMQLNALEFSMEIISTLEDSYSKAIMSTVEEEGQYSFLMWPAGALGRVPQYKDGGQMGNCYFSFFFEIMFLCSRFWKIIYRTKQLFLARTMQAIVGGFGLGSVYLKVRKDEGGVTERLGLFAFSLSFLLSSTVEALPIYLQERRVLMKEASRGAYRISSYLIANTIVFLPFLFVVALLFAVPIYWLVGLNSSITAFAFFTFIVWLILLMASSLVLFLSAVSPDFISGNSLICTVLGAYFLFSGYFIPKDIIPKYWLFMYYVSLYRYPLDSLLINEYWSVRSECFSWQDQDHSQCLLTGLDVLKSRGLDKDTRWMNVGIMFCFFVFYRVLCWIILSRRASKTTI, encoded by the coding sequence ATGCCTTCTTGCCTTAGGCAGATGCCCATCGAAGATGACTCTGCGATACTCTTCTCAACTTCTAATTCCCCAGAAGAATCCAGTGCTAGCCCTTCCTCTTCCTTCTATCACTCACCAAGTGCAGCAcctcaaaattccaaaacaacTTACAAACTAGCTGTGAGAAATCTTTCCTACACTATTCACCCACATGGGTCACTAGCCACTTCATTTTGTCACTTGGTACAAAAGCCTAAGCCCATCAACATACTCAAGTCAGTCTCCTTTGTTGCCAGGAGTTCAGAGATTCTAGCCATTGTTGGCCCAAGTGGCACTGGGAAATCTACTTTGCTCCAAGTAATATCAGGAAGggttaaggaaaaatattttgatcCTAAAACTATCTCAATCAATGATCAGCGTATGAGTAGTCCAGCTCAGTTGAGAAAGATATGTGGCTTTGTGGCACAGGAAGATAATCTACTTCCATTACTCACTGTAAAGGAAACTCTGATGTTCGGTGCCAAGTTTAGGCTCAAAGAAATGAATGctaaagagagagaattaagGGTGGAGAGCTTAATGCAAGAGCTTGGTCTTTTGCATGTTGCGGATAGTTTTGTTGGAGATGAAGAGAATAGAGGGATATCTGGTGGAGAAAGGAAAAGGGTGTCTATTGGAGTTGACATGATTCATGACCCTCCAATTTTGCTCCTGGATGAGCCAACTTCAGGCCTAGACAGCAAGTCAGCGCTACAAGTAATTGAgctgctctcttcaattgcaaAAGGGAAGGAAAGGACAGTGGTTTTTTCTATTCACCAACCAAGCTATAGAATTCTTCAATACATTTCCAACTTTTTGATCCTCTCTCGTGGCTCGGTTGTCCATAATGGTAGCCTTGAATCACTTGAGGGAATTATAAATGAACTGGGCTATCAAATTCCAATGCAACTCAATGCTTTAGAATTTTCCATGGAAATTATATCTACACTAGAGGATTCATATTCCAAAGCAATCATGTCTACTGTAGAAGAGGAGGGGCAGTATTCCTTCTTGATGTGGCCAGCAGGGGCATTAGGCAGAGTTCCACAATACAAAGATGGCGGACAAATGGGTAATtgttatttttcctttttttttgagatcatGTTTTTGTGCTCAAGATTTTGGAAGATTATTTATAGAACAAAGCAGCTGTTCTTGGCAAGAACAATGCAAGCTATTGTGGGGGGATTTGGTTTGGGAAGCGTATACCTGAAAGTGAGAAAAGATGAAGGAGGTGTTACAGAACGATTGGGACTATTTGCATTCAGTcttagctttcttctttcttccacAGTTGAAGCTCTCCCGATATACCTTCAAGAGCGGCGAGTTTTGATGAAGGAAGCCTCAAGAGGCGCCTATAGAATATCATCCTATTTGATTGCAAATACTATTGTCTTTCTGCCCTTCTTATTTGTGGTAGCTCTTCTTTTTGCTGTTCCAATATATTGGCTTGTAGGACTTAATTCATCCATCACTGCTTTTGCGTTTTTCACCTTTATTGTCTGGCTTATTTTGTTGATGGCTAGCTCCCTAGTGCTCTTCTTAAGTGCAGTCTCACCGGATTTCATTTCTGGGAATTCTCTCATCTGCACAGTTCTTGGAGCCTACTTCCTCTTCTCTGGCTACTTCATTCCAAAAGATATCATCCCAAAATATTGGCTCTTTATGTATTATGTGTCCCTTTATAGGTACCCATTGGATTCACTTCTCATAAATGAATACTGGAGTGTGAGAAGTGAGTGTTTTTCTTGGCAGGATCAAGATCATTCCCAGTGTTTGCTGACAGGATTGGATGTGTTGAAGAGTAGAGGACTCGACAAGGACACTAGGTGGATGAATGTGGGGATCATGTTTTGCTTCTTCGTGTTCTATCGTGTGCTTTGTTGGATCATTCTTTCTCGAAGAGCTTCCAAAACGACAATATAA
- the LOC115982851 gene encoding ABC transporter G family member 23 isoform X2 — MPSCLRQMPIEDDSAILFSTSNSPEESSASPSSSFYHSPSAAPQNSKTTYKLAVRNLSYTIHPHGSLATSFCHLVQKPKPINILKSVSFVARSSEILAIVGPSGTGKSTLLQVISGRVKEKYFDPKTISINDQRMSSPAQLRKICGFVAQEDNLLPLLTVKETLMFGAKFRLKEMNAKERELRVESLMQELGLLHVADSFVGDEENRGISGGERKRVSIGVDMIHDPPILLLDEPTSGLDSKSALQVIELLSSIAKGKERTVVFSIHQPSYRILQYISNFLILSRGSVVHNGSLESLEGIINELGYQIPMQLNALEFSMEIISTLEDSYSKAIMSTVEEEGQYSFLMWPAGALGRVPQYKDGGQMGSRSFPVFADRIGCVEE, encoded by the exons ATGCCTTCTTGCCTTAGGCAGATGCCCATCGAAGATGACTCTGCGATACTCTTCTCAACTTCTAATTCCCCAGAAGAATCCAGTGCTAGCCCTTCCTCTTCCTTCTATCACTCACCAAGTGCAGCAcctcaaaattccaaaacaacTTACAAACTAGCTGTGAGAAATCTTTCCTACACTATTCACCCACATGGGTCACTAGCCACTTCATTTTGTCACTTGGTACAAAAGCCTAAGCCCATCAACATACTCAAGTCAGTCTCCTTTGTTGCCAGGAGTTCAGAGATTCTAGCCATTGTTGGCCCAAGTGGCACTGGGAAATCTACTTTGCTCCAAGTAATATCAGGAAGggttaaggaaaaatattttgatcCTAAAACTATCTCAATCAATGATCAGCGTATGAGTAGTCCAGCTCAGTTGAGAAAGATATGTGGCTTTGTGGCACAGGAAGATAATCTACTTCCATTACTCACTGTAAAGGAAACTCTGATGTTCGGTGCCAAGTTTAGGCTCAAAGAAATGAATGctaaagagagagaattaagGGTGGAGAGCTTAATGCAAGAGCTTGGTCTTTTGCATGTTGCGGATAGTTTTGTTGGAGATGAAGAGAATAGAGGGATATCTGGTGGAGAAAGGAAAAGGGTGTCTATTGGAGTTGACATGATTCATGACCCTCCAATTTTGCTCCTGGATGAGCCAACTTCAGGCCTAGACAGCAAGTCAGCGCTACAAGTAATTGAgctgctctcttcaattgcaaAAGGGAAGGAAAGGACAGTGGTTTTTTCTATTCACCAACCAAGCTATAGAATTCTTCAATACATTTCCAACTTTTTGATCCTCTCTCGTGGCTCGGTTGTCCATAATGGTAGCCTTGAATCACTTGAGGGAATTATAAATGAACTGGGCTATCAAATTCCAATGCAACTCAATGCTTTAGAATTTTCCATGGAAATTATATCTACACTAGAGGATTCATATTCCAAAGCAATCATGTCTACTGTAGAAGAGGAGGGGCAGTATTCCTTCTTGATGTGGCCAGCAGGGGCATTAGGCAGAGTTCCACAATACAAAGATGGCGGACAAATGG GATCAAGATCATTCCCAGTGTTTGCTGACAGGATTGGATGTGTTGAAGAGTAG